The Budorcas taxicolor isolate Tak-1 chromosome 5, Takin1.1, whole genome shotgun sequence genome includes a window with the following:
- the LOC128047333 gene encoding 60S ribosomal protein L36a-like, producing MVNIPKTRRTFCKKCGKHQPHKVTQYKKGKDPLFAQGKRRYDRKQSGYGGQTKPIFHKKAKTTKKIVLRLECVELNCRLKRMLAIKRCKHFELGGDKKRKGQVIQF from the coding sequence ATGGTGAACATTCCAAAAACCCGCCGGACTTTCTGTAAGAAGTGTGGGAAGCACCAGCCCCACAAAGTGACACAGTACAAGAAGGGCAAGGATCCTCTGTTTGCCCAGGGAAAGCGGCGTTATGACAGGAAACAGAGTGGCTATGGTGGGCAGACTAAGCCGATTTTCCATAAAAAGGCTAAAACTACAAAGAAGATTGTACTGAGGCTTGAATGTGTTGAGCTCAACTGTAGATTGAAGAGAATGCTGGCTATTAAGAGATGCAAGCATTTTGAGCTGGGAGGCGATAAGAAGAGAAAGGGCCAAGTGATCCAGTTTTGA